Proteins from a genomic interval of Niabella soli DSM 19437:
- a CDS encoding DegT/DnrJ/EryC1/StrS family aminotransferase has translation MSIAMVDLKGQFAKIKPEIMEAIESCLDSTTFINGPSVKQFSTALAKYLSVSNVIPCANGTDALQVALMALDLQPGDEVILPAFTYAATAEVIGLLRLTPVMVDVDSSTFNITANLIEKAITPKTRAIVPVHLFGQCADMQPIMSLAAKHQLYVVEDTAQAIGALYTFPDGSKKMAGTIGHIGCTSFFPSKNLGCYGDGGAIYTQDTKLAEKISMICNHGQRVKYQHSCIGVNSRLDTLQAAVLNIKLNYLDEYSAARNKAAIIYDELLKDVAEIALPERSPMSSHVFHQYTIKISGNKRDELKAFLQQTGIPSMIYYPIPLQEQEAYRSLGLISGNLSVTSELCSSVLSLPMHTELSFEQQEFIASNIKSFFSK, from the coding sequence ATGAGTATAGCTATGGTTGACCTGAAAGGTCAGTTTGCAAAAATAAAGCCGGAAATAATGGAAGCAATTGAATCCTGCCTTGATTCAACTACCTTTATTAACGGTCCTTCTGTAAAGCAATTTTCTACGGCTCTTGCTAAATATTTGTCAGTATCAAATGTGATTCCCTGTGCAAATGGAACCGATGCCCTCCAGGTTGCGCTTATGGCGCTTGATCTTCAGCCGGGAGATGAAGTGATCCTTCCTGCTTTTACTTACGCTGCCACAGCAGAAGTAATTGGCTTATTGAGGTTAACGCCCGTTATGGTAGATGTAGATTCGAGCACCTTCAACATAACTGCTAATCTTATAGAAAAAGCCATAACCCCTAAAACCCGGGCAATAGTTCCTGTTCATTTGTTCGGTCAGTGTGCCGATATGCAGCCTATTATGTCCCTGGCTGCCAAACACCAGCTATATGTGGTTGAGGATACAGCTCAGGCCATTGGGGCGCTATATACTTTTCCTGACGGCTCAAAAAAGATGGCCGGAACGATTGGGCATATAGGATGCACTTCATTTTTCCCTTCTAAAAACCTCGGATGTTATGGGGATGGCGGAGCAATTTATACGCAGGATACTAAATTGGCAGAAAAAATATCAATGATATGCAATCATGGCCAACGAGTAAAATATCAACATTCATGTATTGGTGTTAATTCGCGTCTTGATACGCTTCAGGCGGCAGTGCTCAATATAAAACTTAACTATCTGGATGAATATTCGGCCGCCAGGAATAAGGCTGCAATTATTTATGATGAATTGCTGAAAGATGTAGCAGAAATTGCCCTGCCTGAGCGAAGCCCAATGTCTTCACATGTATTTCACCAGTATACTATAAAAATAAGCGGCAATAAAAGAGATGAATTAAAAGCTTTTCTGCAGCAAACAGGTATCCCGTCAATGATCTATTATCCCATCCCTTTGCAGGAGCAGGAAGCATATCGATCCCTGGGCCTCATTAGCGGGAATCTTTCTGTTACGAGCGAGTTGTGTTCTTCTGTCTTATCATTACCCATGCATACAGAGCTTTCTTTTGAACAACAAGAATTTATTGCCTCCAATATTAAAAGTTTTTTCTCAAAATGA
- a CDS encoding nucleotide sugar dehydrogenase has protein sequence MNASYKIAIIGLGYVGLPLAIEFGKKFDVIGFDINQQRVAELSQGNDHTREADLEAMQSATDKRASGDIGLWFSSNINDLKRYNIFIVTVPTPINEFKSPDLRPLLKASEMLGSILKKGDIVIYESTVYPGCTEENCVPILERVSGLTFNQDFFCGYSPERINPGDKVNTLTKIKKVTSGSTPAIAETIDQLYNTIIEAGTHKAPSIKVAEASKAIENAQRDINISFVNELALIFDRVGIDTNDVIEAAGTKWNFLKYKPGLVGGHCIGVDPYYLAHKAESLGYHPQVILSGRRVNDNMGMFVANKVIKLMIRKGHKIEGSRALILGITFKENCPDIRNSRVIDIYNELCQFGVQVDVYDPHADHQHVEKEYNIKMIEQVNEHYDAIILAVAHNEFLAFDYAHLKNGNNTVIFDTKAYLDRDIVDARL, from the coding sequence ATGAATGCATCTTATAAAATCGCAATCATTGGGTTAGGCTATGTTGGCTTGCCATTAGCCATCGAATTTGGGAAGAAATTTGATGTCATTGGGTTCGACATTAACCAACAAAGAGTTGCAGAATTATCGCAGGGAAATGATCATACCAGGGAGGCTGACCTTGAGGCTATGCAATCAGCTACAGACAAAAGAGCTTCGGGCGATATTGGGTTATGGTTTTCGAGCAATATAAATGATCTCAAGCGCTATAATATTTTTATTGTCACCGTTCCTACTCCTATTAATGAATTTAAATCCCCCGATCTTCGGCCGTTGCTTAAGGCATCTGAAATGCTTGGGAGCATTCTTAAAAAAGGAGATATTGTAATCTATGAATCAACTGTTTATCCTGGGTGTACTGAAGAAAATTGTGTACCGATTTTGGAGCGGGTGTCAGGTTTGACATTTAATCAGGATTTCTTTTGCGGATATTCTCCTGAACGCATTAACCCAGGGGATAAAGTAAATACATTAACAAAAATCAAAAAAGTAACTTCCGGTTCAACTCCGGCCATCGCGGAAACAATCGATCAACTTTACAACACTATTATAGAAGCCGGAACTCATAAGGCGCCCAGCATTAAAGTGGCCGAAGCGTCCAAGGCCATTGAAAATGCACAACGGGATATTAATATTAGCTTCGTAAATGAATTGGCGTTGATTTTTGATCGGGTTGGCATAGATACCAACGATGTAATTGAAGCGGCCGGTACTAAATGGAATTTTCTTAAGTACAAACCCGGACTCGTGGGAGGGCATTGTATTGGTGTTGACCCCTATTATCTTGCACATAAGGCAGAGTCATTAGGTTATCATCCACAGGTAATACTTTCCGGCAGAAGGGTAAATGATAATATGGGAATGTTTGTGGCGAATAAGGTCATTAAACTAATGATTCGAAAGGGGCATAAAATTGAAGGTTCTCGGGCCTTGATCCTTGGTATTACATTTAAGGAGAATTGTCCGGATATCCGCAATTCGCGTGTTATCGATATTTATAATGAGCTATGTCAATTCGGTGTACAAGTTGACGTATATGATCCACATGCGGACCATCAGCATGTAGAAAAAGAATATAATATTAAAATGATAGAACAAGTCAATGAACATTACGATGCCATTATTCTGGCTGTTGCTCACAATGAATTTCTTGCCTTTGACTATGCACACTTAAAAAACGGCAACAATACAGTTATTTTTGATACAAAGGCGTACCTGGACAGGGACATTGTAGATGCAAGATTATAA
- a CDS encoding Wzz/FepE/Etk N-terminal domain-containing protein, whose protein sequence is MADEINTPEADEISLKNLILRARDWMRYLCSKWWLILSFGILGAVIGIFYAIRQKPIYKASTTFVLDTGEKSPGLSAYAGLASAFGIDMGGAGGIFQGENILELYKSRAMISRALLSTAIFNGKQQMLIDRLVEFRKLKEQWKTKAGLNNIQFNPSDNYPDPRQQILHDSLLSAIVKEINNGFLEVDKPDKKLNIIEVSVKAPDELFAKAFNEHLVKTVNDFYLQTKTKKSLENVVILQQKTDSIKDIMTGSIYRAASIADATPNQNPTRMAQRVAPIQNAQASAEINKSILEELVKNLELSKISLQKETPLIQIVDAPVLPLEKTRFSKIKGGILGGSILGLLSIIMLMFNRIYKNVLEQG, encoded by the coding sequence ATGGCGGATGAAATAAATACACCGGAAGCTGACGAAATTTCGTTAAAGAACTTAATCCTCAGAGCCCGTGATTGGATGCGCTATTTATGTTCAAAATGGTGGTTGATCTTGTCTTTTGGAATATTGGGTGCTGTGATAGGAATATTTTACGCTATCCGCCAAAAACCAATTTATAAAGCGTCTACTACATTTGTATTGGATACAGGGGAAAAAAGCCCGGGATTAAGCGCTTACGCCGGATTGGCATCTGCTTTTGGAATTGATATGGGTGGGGCTGGCGGAATATTCCAGGGAGAAAATATACTTGAGCTGTATAAATCGCGTGCTATGATTAGCCGGGCCCTGCTTTCAACAGCCATTTTTAACGGCAAGCAGCAAATGCTTATTGACCGGCTGGTTGAGTTTAGAAAACTAAAAGAACAGTGGAAGACAAAGGCAGGGCTTAATAATATTCAATTTAATCCCTCCGACAACTATCCGGATCCCCGGCAGCAGATATTACATGATAGCTTACTTTCTGCAATCGTAAAAGAGATCAACAACGGTTTTCTTGAAGTAGACAAACCCGATAAAAAATTAAATATTATTGAAGTATCGGTTAAGGCTCCGGATGAATTATTTGCAAAAGCTTTTAACGAACATCTAGTAAAAACGGTAAATGATTTCTATCTGCAAACAAAAACAAAAAAGTCGTTAGAAAATGTAGTTATCCTGCAGCAAAAAACGGATTCTATAAAAGATATAATGACCGGTTCTATATACAGAGCAGCAAGTATAGCTGATGCTACACCAAATCAAAACCCTACCCGGATGGCTCAAAGAGTAGCTCCGATTCAAAATGCGCAGGCGAGTGCCGAAATCAATAAAAGCATATTAGAAGAATTGGTAAAAAACCTGGAATTAAGTAAAATTTCACTTCAGAAAGAAACACCTTTAATTCAGATTGTGGATGCTCCGGTATTACCGCTGGAAAAAACACGGTTCAGTAAAATAAAAGGAGGAATATTAGGCGGATCGATTTTAGGCTTGTTAAGTATCATAATGTTAATGTTTAACAGGATATACAAAAATGTGTTGGAGCAAGGATGA
- a CDS encoding SLBB domain-containing protein — MTRIPLIKIRFLISALTIVLVLISSSANAQVDYSKMKVDQLTDAQIKEMMKRGQDMGYSEADLEQRAAAGGMSATEIQKLKARVEQIRQQGSAPQNNKDITDEIEPGRRTVDSTDSNYRKRPDSLQTRPKSRIFGSELFSSGKLTFEPNMRMATPKNYVIGPDDELLVDLTGNNEASYRTKVSPEGYISLQYVGRIAVGGLTIEAATDKIRSLMSRTYPALRSGGTQLAINIGNIKSIRVTINGEVTKPGTYTLPSLATVFNALYASGGPNENGSFRNIQVIRNNNVIATVDVYDFLINGIQTGNITLQDQDVIHVPVYLLRVDVLGEVKRSAIYEMKPDESLLDVMKYAGGFSSMAYKAKVRIFQNTATERKIITKSILEFPDYKPKNGDKVFVDPILDRFENKIQIVGAVFRPGMYELTQGLTLKNLIKNADGLKEDAFMERGYIIRLNEDNTTSVLPFSVSQIMQGAAADIPLKREDIVQISSIFDLRDEYTVSIGGEVRTPGTFNYSSNMSVEDLIQMAGGFKEGGSPMNIEVSRRVKGADMTQQQVATAKVFTINVNSNLDIKNSPFILQPFDIVAVRATEGYTAQQQVRLAGEVLRPGIYTIQSKNERISDVIKRAGGLTAYAYAPGASLKRPQSAESKNKSKEDLDKEARLKALNLNRLKQRGSKDSSSVDSLMNVNTFSDLVGIQLDRILKKPHSDYDLILQGEDVITVPSLLQTVKVTGEVLRPISIIYNPGKPMKYYVRKAGGFTKTAYKSGSFVSYANGSVQGARKGLFANAYPKIKPGAEIAVPKKSEKERMSAQGWVGLGSAIASLAAIIVILFK, encoded by the coding sequence ATGACTAGAATACCATTGATTAAGATCCGGTTTTTGATAAGCGCACTTACCATTGTATTAGTTCTTATATCCTCAAGCGCTAACGCCCAGGTAGACTACAGCAAAATGAAAGTAGACCAGTTGACCGATGCCCAGATCAAGGAAATGATGAAGCGCGGGCAGGATATGGGCTATTCCGAGGCAGACCTGGAACAACGGGCGGCCGCCGGCGGCATGAGCGCCACTGAAATTCAAAAATTGAAAGCCCGGGTGGAACAGATCCGGCAACAGGGGTCGGCTCCTCAAAATAATAAAGATATTACAGATGAAATAGAACCGGGAAGAAGAACCGTCGATTCCACTGATTCCAACTACCGGAAACGCCCGGATTCGCTGCAAACCAGGCCCAAATCCAGGATTTTCGGATCGGAATTATTCAGTTCCGGAAAATTGACCTTTGAGCCCAATATGCGCATGGCCACCCCTAAAAATTACGTAATTGGCCCCGATGATGAATTGCTGGTGGACCTCACCGGTAATAATGAGGCCAGCTACAGAACGAAAGTCTCACCGGAGGGTTATATCAGCCTCCAGTATGTGGGGCGCATTGCCGTGGGCGGATTAACCATAGAAGCAGCCACCGATAAGATCCGGTCCCTGATGAGCCGGACCTATCCCGCTTTACGCAGCGGCGGTACGCAATTAGCGATAAACATAGGCAATATTAAAAGCATACGGGTTACAATTAATGGTGAAGTTACCAAACCGGGCACCTATACCCTGCCCTCCCTGGCTACTGTATTTAACGCATTATATGCTTCCGGCGGCCCCAACGAGAACGGTTCTTTCCGTAATATACAGGTGATCCGGAACAACAACGTAATTGCTACGGTGGATGTCTACGACTTCCTGATCAATGGTATCCAGACCGGCAATATCACCCTGCAGGACCAGGACGTCATTCATGTTCCGGTTTATTTGTTGCGGGTAGATGTGCTGGGAGAAGTAAAACGGTCCGCCATTTATGAAATGAAGCCCGATGAATCCCTGCTGGATGTAATGAAATATGCCGGTGGATTTTCTTCGATGGCCTATAAGGCAAAAGTGCGGATCTTCCAGAATACCGCCACTGAGCGAAAAATCATTACTAAAAGTATTCTTGAATTCCCGGATTACAAACCCAAAAACGGCGACAAGGTTTTTGTAGATCCCATCCTGGACCGATTTGAGAATAAAATACAAATTGTAGGCGCTGTTTTTCGCCCCGGCATGTATGAACTTACCCAGGGTTTAACACTAAAGAACTTAATAAAAAATGCCGACGGGTTGAAGGAAGACGCCTTTATGGAGCGGGGCTATATCATTCGCCTCAACGAGGATAATACGACTTCAGTGCTCCCCTTTTCAGTTTCACAAATCATGCAGGGGGCAGCAGCGGATATTCCATTGAAAAGGGAAGACATCGTCCAGATCTCTTCTATTTTTGACCTGCGCGATGAATATACCGTAAGCATTGGCGGGGAGGTGCGCACCCCGGGCACCTTTAATTATTCCAGCAACATGAGCGTGGAAGACCTGATCCAGATGGCCGGCGGTTTTAAAGAGGGCGGCAGCCCGATGAACATTGAGGTATCCCGCAGGGTAAAAGGCGCCGATATGACCCAGCAACAGGTGGCCACCGCAAAAGTGTTTACCATTAATGTAAACAGTAATTTAGATATTAAAAACAGCCCCTTCATACTGCAGCCCTTTGACATCGTTGCCGTACGGGCCACTGAGGGCTATACGGCGCAGCAGCAGGTAAGGCTTGCCGGTGAAGTATTACGCCCCGGCATCTATACCATACAATCCAAAAACGAACGAATCTCAGACGTTATTAAAAGAGCAGGTGGATTGACGGCCTATGCCTATGCCCCTGGCGCTTCGTTAAAACGGCCACAGTCTGCCGAGTCAAAAAATAAGAGCAAAGAAGACCTTGACAAAGAGGCACGCCTCAAAGCGTTGAACTTAAACCGGTTGAAGCAACGCGGTTCCAAAGATTCTTCCTCTGTAGACAGTTTAATGAACGTAAACACCTTCTCGGACCTGGTGGGCATCCAACTGGACCGGATCCTGAAAAAACCGCACTCCGATTACGATCTTATTTTACAGGGAGAAGATGTTATTACCGTGCCCAGCTTGTTGCAAACGGTTAAAGTAACCGGCGAAGTGTTACGTCCCATTAGCATCATTTACAACCCTGGAAAACCCATGAAGTATTATGTGCGGAAGGCCGGCGGCTTTACAAAGACCGCATATAAAAGCGGCTCTTTTGTAAGCTACGCCAACGGATCCGTGCAGGGCGCCCGGAAAGGGCTTTTTGCCAATGCCTACCCCAAAATAAAACCCGGTGCGGAAATAGCGGTTCCCAAAAAATCAGAAAAAGAACGGATGTCCGCCCAGGGATGGGTGGGACTGGGTTCAGCCATAGCATCGCTGGCCGCTATTATTGTGATCTTATTTAAATAG
- a CDS encoding acetyl-CoA carboxylase carboxyltransferase subunit alpha codes for MPQDTVRQFLDFEKPIKDLIEEIELTKERSEKTKIDLSDQVQQLEQKVTETRKDITRHLTDWQRVQLSRHPDRPYTHKYIELMTDNYVELYGDRNVKDDKAMVGGFATLGGQTVMMIGQQKGSNTKKRQLRNFGMANPEGYRKALRLMKLAEKFNKPIITLIDTPGAFPGLEAEERGQGEAIARNIYEMIRLKVPVICVIIGEGASGGALGIGVGDRVFMMENTWYTVISPENCSTILWRSWDYKVKAAEQLKLTSSKMNEFGLIDGIIPEPDGGAHWDYKVAAENLKKQLIQSIKELKTLDPQQRINGRIEKFSKMGFWEEYK; via the coding sequence ATGCCACAAGATACCGTACGACAATTTTTGGATTTTGAAAAACCCATCAAGGATCTTATTGAAGAAATTGAACTGACGAAGGAACGCTCAGAAAAAACAAAGATTGATCTGTCGGACCAGGTGCAACAACTGGAGCAAAAAGTGACCGAAACCCGCAAAGACATTACCCGTCATCTTACGGACTGGCAGCGGGTACAGTTGAGCCGCCACCCGGACCGCCCCTATACCCATAAGTATATTGAGCTGATGACGGATAATTACGTGGAGCTCTACGGCGACCGGAACGTGAAGGATGATAAGGCGATGGTGGGTGGTTTTGCTACGCTGGGCGGGCAAACCGTGATGATGATCGGCCAGCAAAAGGGCTCTAATACCAAAAAACGCCAGTTGCGGAATTTTGGGATGGCGAACCCCGAAGGATACCGTAAGGCCCTGCGCCTGATGAAATTAGCAGAGAAGTTTAACAAGCCGATCATTACATTAATTGATACCCCGGGCGCTTTTCCCGGGCTGGAAGCAGAGGAAAGAGGACAGGGGGAAGCCATCGCCCGCAATATTTATGAAATGATCCGCCTTAAAGTGCCGGTGATCTGCGTGATCATTGGAGAAGGGGCCAGCGGCGGGGCATTGGGCATTGGCGTGGGCGACCGGGTGTTTATGATGGAAAATACCTGGTATACCGTTATTTCCCCTGAAAATTGTTCTACAATCCTTTGGCGCAGTTGGGATTATAAAGTGAAAGCCGCCGAGCAGTTGAAACTGACCTCCTCCAAAATGAATGAATTTGGCCTGATCGACGGGATTATACCGGAACCGGATGGCGGGGCGCACTGGGATTACAAAGTGGCGGCTGAAAATCTTAAAAAACAATTGATCCAGTCAATAAAAGAACTGAAAACCCTGGATCCGCAACAACGCATTAACGGCCGGATCGAGAAATTCTCTAAAATGGGATTCTGGGAAGAATATAAATAG
- the dapA gene encoding 4-hydroxy-tetrahydrodipicolinate synthase has product MSLQQKLTGTGIAIITPFNEDRSIDWAAFENLINFWIENKVEYLVAIGTTGESATQTREEEQEVFDFVKKVTGKRVPLVAGVGGNDTHEVLDAFKKMKLDGFDAILSVSPYYNKPRQEGIYQHYKALNDAAPLPIIMYNVPGRTGMSVSVETTLRIAHDCNNIFATKEASGSFEQINQIMKNKPSDFMLISGDDAITLPMIACGAKGLISVIANAYPKEYSDMVRLCLAGKFEEALPLHLKYLDMVDALFKEGSPSGVKYVLNKMGYCKNTMRLPVVPVSQAHEAKLDGLMAAVANR; this is encoded by the coding sequence ATGTCTTTACAACAAAAACTTACAGGAACGGGAATTGCAATTATAACGCCCTTTAACGAGGATCGCTCTATCGACTGGGCGGCTTTTGAAAACCTGATCAATTTCTGGATTGAAAATAAGGTGGAATACCTGGTAGCTATTGGTACCACGGGGGAAAGTGCTACGCAAACCCGTGAAGAGGAACAGGAAGTGTTTGATTTTGTAAAAAAAGTTACCGGCAAACGGGTGCCCCTGGTGGCGGGCGTTGGCGGTAATGACACCCATGAAGTACTGGATGCCTTTAAAAAAATGAAGCTGGATGGCTTTGATGCTATTCTTTCGGTATCACCTTATTATAATAAACCCCGGCAGGAGGGCATCTACCAGCATTATAAGGCATTGAACGATGCGGCGCCCTTGCCCATTATTATGTATAATGTGCCGGGACGTACCGGGATGAGCGTTTCGGTTGAAACCACCTTGCGTATTGCGCACGACTGCAACAATATTTTTGCTACCAAAGAGGCATCGGGCAGCTTTGAGCAGATCAACCAGATCATGAAAAACAAACCGTCCGATTTTATGCTGATCAGCGGTGATGATGCCATTACCCTGCCCATGATCGCCTGTGGCGCTAAAGGGCTGATCTCTGTGATCGCCAATGCGTATCCAAAAGAATACTCAGATATGGTGCGCCTTTGCCTGGCGGGGAAATTTGAAGAAGCCCTGCCGCTGCATTTAAAATACCTGGACATGGTGGATGCCCTGTTTAAAGAGGGTAGCCCTTCGGGTGTTAAATATGTGCTGAATAAAATGGGGTATTGTAAAAATACGATGCGACTGCCGGTGGTGCCGGTGAGCCAGGCCCATGAAGCAAAGCTGGATGGGTTGATGGCGGCTGTTGCCAATCGATAA
- a CDS encoding GIY-YIG nuclease family protein, with protein MRTVLYTGVTNDIVRRVQEHRSKENKGFTSRYNCYYLMYYEEYSDVRNAIAREKQLKRWHREWKLNLIRGQNPEMKDLAEEWLS; from the coding sequence TTGCGCACCGTTTTATATACTGGTGTTACCAACGATATCGTTCGCAGAGTGCAGGAGCATCGAAGTAAAGAAAATAAAGGATTCACTTCCCGGTACAATTGTTATTATTTGATGTATTACGAGGAGTACTCGGATGTTCGTAACGCGATTGCACGTGAGAAGCAATTGAAGCGCTGGCACAGGGAATGGAAGTTAAATCTGATCAGGGGACAGAATCCGGAGATGAAAGACCTGGCTGAGGAATGGCTCAGTTGA
- the argS gene encoding arginine--tRNA ligase — protein MSIVDILRPVVAGALKDLYQKDFAPAAIAINTTKPEFEGDYTVVLFSLVKELKKKPEDLGQEIGEKLTTDQPTLITAFNVIKGFLNLTIAETIWTSYLDKNFNSSSLGRETDNPAKVMVEYSSPNTNKPLHLGHLRNNFLGWSIAEILKSTGCEVQKCCISNDRGIHISKSMVSWQLYGNDATPESTGIKGDHLVGDYYVLFGQKHKEQIVELVNQGLSKEDAEKEAPVMKAAQQMLVDWEAGKPEVMALWKKMNQWVYSGFDATYKRIGTDFDKIYYESDTYILGKQFVEQGLSDGVFFKKEDGSVWIDLTDEGLDEKLVLRKDGTAVYITQDLGLADEKYKDFPYDQSIYVIADEQNYHMKVLKLILQKLHKPYADGIYHLSYGMVELPSGRMKTREGTVVDADDLLDELVKVAAAKTEELGKVKDFSPTELTALYDTIALGALKFFLLRVDPKKRMVFNPDESIDFQGFTGPFIQYTHARIKSILRNEPLAETADAATPLLPLEKELLVLLEQFTTIVKQAAAEHNPSLLAIYAFSVAKLFNSFYTAHSVRNAGSAEKKALRLKICALTAGTIKASMALLGINVPERM, from the coding sequence ATGAGCATTGTGGATATATTGAGGCCCGTTGTTGCAGGTGCATTAAAAGATTTATATCAGAAGGATTTTGCCCCCGCGGCTATTGCCATCAATACGACCAAACCGGAGTTTGAAGGGGATTATACGGTTGTATTATTTTCATTAGTAAAAGAGTTAAAGAAAAAGCCGGAAGACCTCGGACAGGAAATAGGCGAAAAGCTTACCACCGATCAACCCACATTAATTACCGCATTTAATGTCATCAAAGGTTTTCTAAATCTTACTATCGCAGAAACGATCTGGACCAGTTATCTTGATAAAAATTTCAACAGCAGTTCATTGGGCAGGGAAACGGATAACCCCGCCAAAGTGATGGTGGAGTATTCCTCCCCCAATACAAACAAGCCGCTGCATTTAGGTCATTTAAGAAATAATTTCCTGGGCTGGTCCATTGCGGAGATCCTGAAATCAACCGGGTGTGAAGTGCAGAAATGCTGTATTTCTAACGACCGGGGCATCCATATTTCAAAATCGATGGTATCCTGGCAGCTCTATGGGAATGACGCTACGCCGGAATCAACGGGAATCAAAGGCGATCACCTCGTAGGTGATTATTATGTGCTGTTCGGACAGAAACATAAGGAACAGATTGTGGAGTTAGTAAACCAGGGACTGAGCAAAGAGGATGCCGAGAAAGAAGCACCTGTAATGAAGGCCGCTCAGCAAATGCTGGTAGACTGGGAAGCCGGCAAGCCGGAGGTCATGGCCCTGTGGAAAAAAATGAACCAGTGGGTATACAGCGGCTTTGATGCAACCTATAAACGCATCGGTACTGATTTTGATAAAATTTATTACGAGAGTGATACCTATATTTTAGGAAAGCAGTTTGTAGAACAGGGCCTGAGCGATGGCGTGTTCTTCAAAAAAGAAGATGGCAGCGTATGGATCGATTTAACCGATGAGGGGCTGGATGAAAAATTGGTATTACGAAAAGACGGCACAGCCGTATACATCACGCAGGACCTGGGGTTGGCCGATGAAAAGTATAAGGACTTCCCCTATGACCAAAGTATTTATGTGATTGCGGATGAGCAGAACTATCACATGAAAGTATTAAAGCTGATCCTGCAAAAATTACATAAGCCTTACGCTGACGGCATCTACCACCTCAGTTATGGTATGGTGGAATTGCCCAGTGGCCGCATGAAGACCCGCGAAGGCACCGTAGTGGATGCAGACGACCTGCTGGATGAATTAGTAAAAGTGGCCGCCGCAAAAACGGAGGAACTGGGCAAGGTTAAAGATTTCTCCCCAACAGAATTGACCGCATTATACGACACCATTGCTTTGGGAGCGCTGAAATTTTTCCTGTTGCGGGTAGATCCTAAAAAGCGCATGGTCTTTAATCCTGACGAAAGCATCGATTTCCAGGGCTTTACTGGTCCGTTTATACAATATACCCATGCGCGTATCAAATCCATTTTACGCAATGAGCCTTTGGCTGAAACAGCGGATGCAGCAACGCCATTACTTCCATTGGAAAAGGAACTATTAGTGCTGCTGGAACAGTTTACTACCATTGTAAAACAGGCTGCTGCCGAGCACAATCCTTCCCTGCTGGCCATTTATGCTTTCAGCGTTGCCAAATTATTCAATAGTTTTTATACGGCGCATTCCGTGCGCAATGCCGGATCTGCGGAAAAGAAAGCATTACGCTTGAAAATCTGCGCCTTAACCGCCGGGACGATCAAAGCCTCAATGGCGTTATTGGGTATTAATGTGCCGGAACGGATGTAG
- a CDS encoding GtrA family protein, whose protein sequence is MRKHLHKTRDFILPVIDFFYPPFKALMPLQTFRYAVSGAGNTLLGLVAYYITYKFILEGRDFHFSFYAFKSHVAALVVSFVVTFVVGFFLMKYVVFDDSRIRGRVQLFRYLLVCVFNLTLNYILLKIAVESWHIYPVFAQIGTTVVVVLFSYLAQRHFSFKKETEPSYLEED, encoded by the coding sequence ATGAGGAAGCACTTACATAAGACCCGGGATTTTATCCTTCCTGTTATTGATTTTTTTTACCCGCCCTTTAAGGCGCTGATGCCATTGCAAACGTTCCGTTATGCCGTTTCCGGCGCGGGAAATACCTTGCTGGGCCTGGTGGCCTATTATATAACGTATAAATTTATCCTGGAAGGCCGCGATTTTCATTTTAGCTTCTATGCATTTAAATCGCACGTGGCGGCACTGGTAGTTTCATTTGTTGTAACCTTTGTGGTTGGCTTTTTCCTGATGAAATATGTGGTCTTTGATGATAGCCGGATCAGGGGGCGGGTGCAACTGTTCCGCTATCTCCTGGTTTGTGTATTCAACCTGACGCTGAATTATATTCTTTTAAAAATTGCGGTTGAAAGCTGGCATATTTACCCGGTATTTGCGCAAATAGGCACTACGGTGGTGGTGGTGCTCTTTAGCTACCTGGCCCAGCGGCATTTCAGTTTTAAAAAGGAAACAGAACCCAGCTATCTCGAAGAGGACTGA